TACATCACATCTTGGATTGTTATCGTGGGAATTTCCTCTTGAGAAGAGCACATTTGATACTGatcaaaaacataaaaatcttCTGTAGTTCTACCCATTCTTTGAATATATGTAGGGATATTTCCTTCCAGCATATCACACGGATGCTCACCAAACATGGAGAAATGCTTTTCTAAGTATCCTCTCAGGAATGCCAGAACCTTGCGCCAAAACTGAATGTCAAAATTGGCTCTCAATAAGCAAGCAGTCATATTCGCAGCAAAGAGAGAACCATTATGAGCCCTGGCTATCTCCATAGCCAAGTGCACAAGTTCTGGGTGCATATGCGGGTCTGTGCTTCCAAACGtaatcaccttgaagaaataCCAGTACGCCTCATCGGACAGATGCTTCAGCGTCAGAGCCTGCACTGTCCCAAGCTTCTTGATCTTGTTTGACCGGCTTGTGATTATGATCTTGCTACCAGCTTTGCTGAACCGTCGAGTGAGAGAGCACAGCATTTCCCACAGATCTTCATGGAGATCCCCAACTACctccacaacaaccagcaTTCTCATATTATTCTCATGTCCCACTGCACATACATCTCTCAGAGTCAGAGTGGATATCTCTTTATCCCTAAAATTGTCATGTCTCAAGAACACAATCTGTGAGAAGTGTCGATGGACTCTTTCGTCATCACAGACATGAGTGACAAGGGTGCTCTTTCCAACTCTCCCTGGACCAACAATTGGGAGGATATCACAGTTGTCAGGAGTACTGCCGCAACAAGGTTGCGTGTGCAACAGGAAGTTGATAACcagctccatctccatctgGCGGCCAAACATGCACTTCTCAAACAAAAGATGCATGCTGTAAGGCTGGCGATGCAGACGAGGATATGTTGTCAAGAACGTGACCAGCTCACTGACATCAAGAATCATGGTTCTCAAACTGCCAAGGACCCCTTCAAGTTCTTGTAAATTTTGCATGTCGCCACTGCTTGAGAAACGAAGACGTTTTGCATAGCTGAATTTAGACAAAGCCCACGAGCTTCTCGCAACCTGATTCTCTTCCGCCTCGTCTTCTCGGTGAGCACGGCATCTGAAGGTGTCGAGCACATAGTAGCCTCGATACATGGCATCCCTCAGCATGCTCAGCTGGCGGAGCATCCCTTGGTTCGTGACTTGCCTCCCTGCAGCCTCGTCGATGATGACCTGCGCCCGGAGCAATATCCTCTCTAGGCTATCCTCCACGGCCACTACCGGcagcatggacttggagtatCTGTTGATGAACAAACTCATGGCTCTGGTGGAAAGTTCGCCCAACACCGCTGAAAGGAAAACCTCCATTTGGGGGGACTTGGCAGAATGAGTCAGTGAGCTGCGAATTGAAATTCTTTATATCGGTTGTAAGGGAGGCTTTCACACATCATGGTCAATCCATTCTGTAGAAACCGTCACTGCCTACTATTGGTTACAATTTCCCTTTCTTTATTAGTAACTAGAATTAGAATCGAATGATCGTTGAGGAGCAGATACAGACAGAACTTGGTAGTACCATTTGCGTGATGAAGCATCGCCACCTGCTCCTGTCGACAATGACCACGCAAAACTACCCCCAATATATATTATCCTAGTGATATTTATTCAGCAAGCCAAAGAAGAGCAGGCTAGTGCTTCCTCCAACTCCGGTATTCATCGGAGAGTCAAAATTGAGCAGCAGTCAGACAAGAGTATATTGCTTTATTAAGGAAAGATTAATTAGCATACTTTACTCTAGTGTTCTCTCCATCGTAACCAGCACGGGATTGCTACTGCCCTCTATAATAAacagcaaaaaataaatattccccTTCTAACAAGACCAAACTCAACTCTCACCTCGCGGATTCAAACTGTGCTTGGAGAGGGATTCAGCTCGAGATCTTCGGCTTGGAGATTCCTCACCTCGGCTCGGATTTGACCTCCcctcccgcccccgccccacccagcggccatggcggcagtCCCTCCCTTGGGAGACAGAGCACGTGCACGGGTGGTTTAGCACGGCGACGACATGCTGAGGAGTTCGCGGGGTGGCGGTcgtcggcggccggcggtggatTTGGCCGTGCATTGGCGGCGAAGCAGgacaagaggaagaagaagagagagccGCGGCGGGGAGGCAGAGGACCTGGACCTAACGGCCGACGTGGACTGTGCATCTTTCGGCCCATGAGCCCGGCCCAGTAGACCCAACTCCTCTCGCTAACAAAGCCCAGCCCGGCCTGCTTTCAAACAAAAATTCCGAAGAAGAAAACGCTTGAGATTCAAATCAGATCGGtgccgatttttttttgagccgTCAAATCAAACTCAActcaagaaaacaaactgctaattaaccaaaactagcaaaagaacctgtgcgttgctacggaacaatggaaattgtatcaaaacatcaaattaaatgttgatgtgtttatgatatgtttattttcgtgggctatactcttgtctctttctttttttcacatgTCTTATTTATATATTTGTCCTTACCCTGTTCTCCTATTACTCCTACTCCGTAcattatttctcaaatctcttctcctaatttctcgctctccctctgactatcctctccatccaccTTGAGTGCAAACTTCTCCTCTCCCTGTCCCGATTTATACCGCCACCGAACATCACGCCGCCATGCGCGGCCACCCGCTTGTAGATTCCCGCCAcccgtccactcccgcgcgCCGTCTGCTCCCACTTGCCGCCGGGTACGCCTGTGTGCCGCCCACACATCGCGTACGGCCACTGATCGTGGCGCGCCACTGCCCGTCCAGAGGGCCACCGATGGTTCGCGCCGACGCGGTCCCTGCTGCCTTGCTcgaggccaccgccatcccggcctcaggctcatcccatcgcTGTCCAAGTTTTGTGGGGAGCCACCAGcgcgcacgagccggtggaggcggcgcgctTTCCGCACACGGACCCCGCCGACGCGCACGAGCTGGCGGAGGCgacaagagcggcggcgggcgtgggtGAGATCCGGATAGGGCAGGAGCggggtgagattcgtaggagaggaggaggagcaaggaGGTCTGTGTTGATTTTTAATTGACCTAAATAAACGTCCGACCAGATATTTCCTCCTAATTAACGGAAAGATGCTATATATCTAATCTACAGAGATTGGCTTAATTCTGCTACTGTTGTGCAGGGCCGAGGAACTTGTTGATGTCTTCCTGGAGATACCACATGACGGCTTCCCAAGCAGCCTGCGTGGGGTGCATCTCGTCCCAGTAAAAATACCTCTCGGGATCCTCGCACAGCGTGTACCGATACTCATACGGGCCGCCCTCGGTGTCGCCTTGGGGTCCTTGCTCTCGCAACACAGCGTCAGCTTGTGCTGGAACTGCCCATGGTATCCCCCCTTCTTACccccctccacctcctcctccttcgccgccgaggatgacgacgacgacacggACCCGAGGACGCTGGAGAATGCGGCGTGGAGGTCGACGACGAACACGCCGTCCATGCCGCCAACGAGCTTTGCGTTCTTGTTTGTGGACCGGGGCCCCGGCGTTTGCGACGCTGTCGCAAGCGCCGTACCCTTCGGCACGCGTCTGCGAGGGCACGCAGCCGACCGGGTGGAGGTTGTTGACGAGCACCTTGCCGGTGCCGAGCTTCCTCAGACGGTCCGCCGAGGCCGCGATGGTGGACGTCACGTTTTTTATGAAGGTCGTCACGTCGCCGAACACCGAGACGGTCACGCGGCCGTAGTCGTCGTTGCCGGAGACGGCGATCAGCGCCACGGAGCCCGCCGCGAGCTGTGCCGGTGAGATGGCGCGGAGGAGATGAGGCTCTCGAAGCTGCCGATCTGGTAAGATCCAACATGATCAATTGGTAGGTACGTACGTATGCCgattgatgcatgcatgcgtatgCATGGATCAATATAAGGTGGGTATAAATCAAGATTAAGCAGAGTATTATATTAGTACACGGCCGGCAAAGATCAACTAATTAGTATCAAGGtattaatgcatgcatgcgcgcatGGATCAACAGAAGGTGGGTATAAATCAAGATTAAGCAATGCATACATAGTATTCcttccttccgtttcataatttttgtcgaaatattacatgtatctagatgtttttaggacgagatacatccattttgagaaaatttgagaattatgaaacgaaggaaGTATATATTTGTACACGGCCTGCAAAGATCAATTAGTAGTATCAAGgtattcatgcatgcatcgataTAAAAACAACCCGATCTAATCAAGATTTAAGTAAAAATGATCAGCACAAAATATCGATCGATCCAATCAAGGTTAAATtaagcaagaaagaaaaagattaagCTAAGGCTAGTGAGGTAGATGATGATCAGTAGCGGACGTACCGATGAAGTCAGATTGGACCCTGCCGTTGGAGAAGCGGCCGGTGGGGGCAGAGCCGCTAGCGGAGAATCCATACGGGAAATACCACTGCCGGGTAATACCTTTGTCGGCGACACGTTGAGTAGCGTCCTTGGCCAAGTTGCCGTTATCAGCAAAAGAATCGCCGAAGACGAAGAGGCTGGGACCCGTCggagacgccggcggcggcggcggcggcggcggcgggttaGCAGGAACGACAGGGCTCGGCGGAGTTCTTCCTTGACAGGCGGGGAAATAGGGATTGTTCCGACAAAATTGGTCCGACGGCCGCCAGCCTCGATAATACGGCCAGCCGGCGGCAGCTGCACGTATATACAAAGCACATTACATATGGTTAATTAATTGATCATCAGCAGGATCGATCGAAGAAATTAACAGCAAAATCTCTTGTCAGTTATAGATGCATGGAAATGGATTATTAGTTTATTACTTACCGTCGAGAgtagcgaggaggagcaccaggctGCAGAGGATGTCGACGTGCTTGGTCGACATGGCTAATTAAGGTTAGCTCCAAAGTAGTgtagcaggaggaggaagatgttgTGTTGGTTATTGATGATGCTCAGAATGGAGGATGTACGTACGGGTATTTATTGGGACGGGACGGGATCTAGGTTATTTATGGAGATTGTTCAGACTAGCTAATCAACTAGCTAAAAACACTTTTAATTAGGTTGAAAAAATCACAGGATATGCTCGttagagcatcttcaatgCAAGGTACTTGTACACAGGTGCTTAAAGAGAGAGAGTCTTACCATATCACTAAGCACATATCTAAAATAAATTTACTCCAATGTTGAGAAGCCTAGACAGGTGCTTAATTCGTGTGAGCATTTTTGTAGCACTCCCTCACGCACTTTTGTTGTCCAACGCACAAGTGctttgttaaaaaaatattgactgGTTTTCATCTTCTAGCTCGTCCAAGGCATGGAGCTCACAGGCTAGATGTGCCTCCGCCCCCAGCTCGTCCAGGATTCGAAGTCGCCGGTCGCCGGCTTGCCGTGCCTCCGCCCCCAGCTCGCCCCAGACGTGCAGCTCGTCAACAAGCTGCGCCTCCGCCCCCAACTAGGACTCGGCTCGCCGGCTTgccgcgcctccgcccccaGCTCGCCCAAGACGTGCAGCTCGTCAACAAGCTGCGCCTCCGCTCGCCGGCTTGCCGTGCCTCCGCCCCAAGCTCGTCC
This is a stretch of genomic DNA from Brachypodium distachyon strain Bd21 chromosome 1, Brachypodium_distachyon_v3.0, whole genome shotgun sequence. It encodes these proteins:
- the LOC100821567 gene encoding putative disease resistance protein RGA3 isoform X1, which gives rise to MEVFLSAVLGELSTRAMSLFINRYSKSMLPVVAVEDSLERILLRAQVIIDEAAGRQVTNQGMLRQLSMLRDAMYRGYYVLDTFRCRAHREDEAEENQVARSSWALSKFSYAKRLRFSSSGDMQNLQELEGVLGSLRTMILDVSELVTFLTTYPRLHRQPYSMHLLFEKCMFGRQMEMELVINFLLHTQPCCGSTPDNCDILPIVGPGRVGKSTLVTHVCDDERVHRHFSQIVFLRHDNFRDKEISTLTLRDVCAVGHENNMRMLVVVEVVGDLHEDLWEMLCSLTRRFSKAGSKIIITSRSNKIKKLGTVQALTLKHLSDEAYWYFFKVITFGSTDPHMHPELVHLAMEIARAHNGSLFAANMTACLLRANFDIQFWRKVLAFLRGYLEKHFSMFGEHPCDMLEGNIPTYIQRMGRTTEDFYVFDQYQMCSSQEEIPTITIQDVMYRGVKPHGIFKVLAWKSQIPPYYCYVYTCEIQELQTRFIKRKRSLIYDIRQGSLACQQ
- the LOC100821567 gene encoding putative disease resistance protein RGA3 isoform X3, with translation MEVFLSAVLGELSTRAMSLFINRYSKSMLPVVAVEDSLERILLRAQVIIDEAAGRQVTNQGMLRQLSMLRDAMYRGYYVLDTFRCRAHREDEAEENQVARSSWALSKFSYAKRLRFSSSGDMQNLQELEGVLGSLRTMILDVSELVTFLTTYPRLHRQPYSMHLLFEKCMFGRQMEMELVINFLLHTQPCCGSTPDNCDILPIVGPGRVGKSTLVTHVCDDERVHRHFSQIVFLRHDNFRDKEISTLTLRDVCAVGHENNMRMLVVVEVVGDLHEDLWEMLCSLTRRFSKAGSKIIITSRSNKIKKLGTVQALTLKHLSDEAYWYFFKVITFGSTDPHMHPELVHLAMEIARAHNGSLFAANMTACLLRANFDIQFWRKVLAFLRGYLEKHFSMFGEHPCDMLEGNIPTYIQRMGRTTEDFYVFDQYQMCSSQEEIPTITIQDVMYRGVKPHGIFKVLAWKSQIPPYYCYVYTWSLACQQ
- the LOC112270713 gene encoding GDSL esterase/lipase At3g09930-like; amino-acid sequence: MSTKHVDILCSLVLLLATLDAAAGWPYYRGWRPSDQFCRNNPYFPACQGRTPPSPVVPANPPPPPPPPPASPTGPSLFVFGDSFADNGNLAKDATQRVADKGITRQWYFPYGFSASGSAPTGRFSNGRVQSDFIDRQLREPHLLRAISPAQLAAGSVALIAVSGNDDYGRVTVSVFGDVTTFIKNVTSTIAASADRLRKLGTGKVLVNNLHPVGCVPSQTRAEGYGACDSVANAGAPQGPQGDTEGGPYEYRYTLCEDPERYFYWDEMHPTQAAWEAVMWYLQEDINKFLGPAQQ